One stretch of Cedecea neteri DNA includes these proteins:
- a CDS encoding alginate lyase family protein, with amino-acid sequence MSLFRCSLFALLCGSAPLAFSAPLLLDMAQLAHSKQEISQQNPALMPAWQALKHKADQALIHTLYSITQKSPGSPAGDPHEYYSFSDYWWPDPKAPDGLPWVRKDGQINPAAVGKQSDKARLNGMTNDVWNLALAWQLSGNAAYAAKARQQLVNWFITPETRMTPNLANAQSIPGRKGVRGTGILDGRGFVRLIDAIELLHDGGQLDEKTWNGLRQWYRDYYQWLTTSENGRKEAAAENNHGTWYDVQAAAIALWLGDKDAAKQRLISATQRIPVQFDAKGVPVTEIERTRSWHYSNFILDAWNPLGLLGEKVGVNVWQAKSAEHSLQNGYLYIAGFVDSQTPWPYPNMEPFKPDEALENIVTAAHAWRENNTLQDKAKWLLNRNKTAVINLISKP; translated from the coding sequence ATGTCGTTATTTCGTTGTTCTCTTTTCGCGCTGCTTTGCGGCAGCGCCCCGTTAGCTTTTAGCGCGCCGCTGCTGCTGGATATGGCACAGCTGGCGCACAGTAAGCAAGAAATCAGCCAGCAAAACCCGGCTCTGATGCCCGCCTGGCAAGCCCTCAAACATAAAGCCGACCAGGCGCTTATTCATACGCTCTACAGCATCACCCAAAAAAGCCCCGGATCTCCGGCGGGCGATCCTCATGAATATTACAGCTTTTCGGACTACTGGTGGCCTGACCCAAAAGCCCCCGACGGCCTGCCGTGGGTGCGAAAAGATGGCCAGATAAACCCTGCTGCAGTCGGCAAGCAAAGCGACAAAGCCCGGCTAAACGGCATGACCAACGACGTCTGGAATCTGGCGCTGGCCTGGCAGCTTTCCGGCAACGCGGCGTATGCGGCAAAAGCCCGCCAGCAGCTGGTGAACTGGTTTATCACGCCGGAAACCCGGATGACGCCGAATCTTGCTAACGCCCAGAGCATTCCGGGGCGAAAAGGCGTGCGCGGTACCGGCATTCTCGACGGGCGTGGCTTTGTGCGGCTGATCGACGCCATTGAACTGCTGCACGACGGCGGCCAGCTGGACGAAAAAACCTGGAACGGGCTCAGGCAATGGTATCGCGATTATTATCAGTGGCTGACCACCAGCGAAAACGGCAGGAAAGAGGCCGCCGCTGAAAATAACCACGGCACCTGGTATGACGTTCAGGCCGCCGCCATTGCCCTGTGGCTGGGGGATAAAGACGCGGCAAAACAGCGTTTGATTTCTGCCACTCAGCGCATTCCGGTTCAGTTTGACGCCAAAGGCGTGCCGGTGACGGAAATTGAGCGCACGCGCTCCTGGCATTACAGCAACTTTATTCTGGATGCCTGGAACCCGTTAGGGCTGTTGGGTGAAAAGGTTGGGGTCAACGTCTGGCAGGCGAAAAGCGCCGAGCACAGCCTGCAAAATGGCTACCTGTATATCGCCGGGTTTGTCGATAGCCAGACTCCGTGGCCTTACCCCAATATGGAGCCGTTCAAGCCTGATGAAGCGCTGGAAAATATTGTCACTGCCGCACATGCCTGGCGGGAAAATAATACCTTACAGGACAAGGCAAAATGGCTGCTAAATCGAAATAAAACCGCCGTTATAAACTTAATATCAAAACCGTAA
- the nrdF gene encoding class 1b ribonucleoside-diphosphate reductase subunit beta: protein MTQLTRVSAINWNKIEDEKDLEVWNRLTSNFWLPEKVPLSNDIPAWQSLSDQEQQLVIRVFTGLTLLDTIQNTVGAPALMADSLTPHEEAVMSNISFMEAVHARSYSSIFSTLCQTKDVDAAYDWSEQNDALQRKAAIILGHYRDNDPLKKKIASVFLESFLFYSGFWLPMYYSSRGKLTNTADLIRLIIRDEAVHGYYIGYKYQKALAQQSVERQTELQNFALDLLMDLYDNELAYSETLYRELGWEDEVKAFLSYNANKALMNLGYQALFPAEMAEVNPAILAALSPNADENHDFFSGSGSSYVMGKAVETEDEDWDF, encoded by the coding sequence ATGACGCAACTGACGCGCGTAAGCGCCATCAACTGGAACAAAATCGAAGACGAGAAAGACCTCGAGGTCTGGAACCGCCTGACCAGCAACTTCTGGCTGCCGGAGAAGGTGCCGCTCTCTAACGACATTCCTGCCTGGCAATCGCTCAGCGACCAGGAGCAGCAGCTCGTTATCCGTGTGTTTACCGGGCTGACGCTGCTGGACACGATTCAGAATACCGTAGGCGCCCCCGCGCTAATGGCCGATTCACTGACCCCACACGAAGAGGCGGTAATGTCGAATATCAGCTTTATGGAGGCGGTGCACGCCCGCTCCTACAGTTCGATATTTTCCACGCTCTGCCAGACCAAAGACGTGGACGCCGCCTACGACTGGAGCGAGCAAAACGACGCCCTGCAGCGTAAAGCCGCGATTATTCTGGGCCATTACCGGGACAACGATCCGCTGAAAAAGAAGATTGCCAGCGTGTTCCTCGAATCCTTCCTGTTTTACTCCGGCTTCTGGCTGCCGATGTATTACTCCAGCCGTGGCAAGCTGACTAATACTGCCGATCTCATCCGGCTCATCATTCGCGACGAGGCGGTACACGGCTATTACATCGGCTATAAGTACCAGAAAGCGCTGGCCCAGCAGAGTGTGGAACGCCAGACCGAGCTGCAAAATTTTGCCCTCGATTTGCTGATGGATCTCTACGATAACGAGCTGGCGTACAGCGAAACGCTCTACCGCGAGCTGGGCTGGGAAGACGAGGTGAAAGCATTTCTGAGCTACAACGCCAACAAGGCGCTGATGAACCTGGGTTACCAGGCGCTGTTCCCGGCTGAAATGGCGGAAGTTAACCCGGCCATCCTCGCCGCGCTGTCGCCGAATGCCGATGAGAACCATGATTTCTTCTCCGGCTCGGGCTCTTCTTACGTGATGGGCAAAGCGGTGGAAACCGAGGACGAGGACTGGGATTTCTAG